One genomic region from Candidatus Epulonipiscium sp. encodes:
- the hflX gene encoding GTPase HflX has protein sequence MSLDNKLYTNEKQIEKVILIGIDTGTGNIEESLDELEELASTAGAITLDKLIQKRVNVHPSTYLGKGKIEEIKNQIIELDATGIICDDELSPAQMRNLERMLECKIMDRTMLILDIFAGRAKSKEGKIQVELAQLRYRLSRLTGFGISLSRLGGGIGTRGPGEKKLETDRRYIRTRIGQLKSEVEELENHRELTRERRKKVGTPLIAIVGYTNAGKSTLLNALSGSDVLAEDKLFATLDPTTRGITLPGGSEILITDTVGFIRKLPHHLIKAFKSTLEEAQYADILLHVVDSTAKNIEANVNTVYETLESLKALGKPVITLYNKIDMYTPNILPADTRTEKTLKVSAKTGQGLEEVLVEIENVLKESRKEIKALIPYSEVALLQLIRGQGEKTIEEYKETGIYIEAYVDENVYYKMEKYLIK, from the coding sequence ATTTCTTTGGATAATAAACTCTATACAAATGAAAAACAAATTGAAAAGGTAATTCTAATAGGTATAGACACAGGCACTGGAAACATAGAAGAAAGCCTGGATGAACTAGAAGAATTAGCTTCCACGGCAGGGGCTATTACCCTAGATAAACTTATCCAAAAAAGGGTAAATGTCCACCCTTCGACCTACCTAGGAAAAGGTAAAATAGAAGAAATCAAAAATCAAATAATAGAATTAGATGCAACAGGTATTATCTGTGATGATGAACTTTCACCGGCTCAGATGCGAAATCTTGAAAGAATGCTAGAGTGTAAGATAATGGATAGGACCATGCTGATATTAGATATTTTTGCAGGAAGGGCAAAATCAAAAGAGGGCAAAATCCAAGTAGAACTGGCACAATTAAGATATCGTCTTTCTAGGCTTACAGGGTTTGGTATTTCTCTTTCAAGATTAGGTGGGGGAATCGGTACAAGAGGCCCGGGGGAAAAGAAATTAGAAACTGATCGTCGTTACATAAGAACACGTATAGGACAACTAAAATCTGAGGTGGAGGAATTAGAAAATCATAGGGAACTTACTAGAGAACGAAGAAAAAAGGTTGGAACCCCTTTAATTGCCATTGTGGGATACACTAATGCAGGAAAATCTACCCTCCTAAATGCCCTTTCTGGTTCTGATGTTTTAGCAGAGGACAAATTATTTGCTACTCTAGATCCGACAACTAGAGGCATAACCCTACCTGGGGGTTCCGAGATATTAATCACAGATACCGTAGGCTTTATAAGGAAACTCCCCCATCATTTAATTAAAGCATTCAAATCTACTCTAGAAGAGGCTCAATATGCCGATATACTTCTCCATGTTGTAGATAGTACAGCAAAAAATATAGAAGCCAATGTGAATACTGTTTATGAAACCTTAGAGAGTTTAAAGGCCCTAGGAAAGCCCGTAATAACCTTATATAATAAGATAGATATGTACACGCCCAATATTCTCCCAGCAGATACAAGAACGGAAAAAACCCTAAAAGTTTCAGCTAAAACAGGACAGGGATTAGAGGAAGTCCTAGTCGAAATTGAAAATGTATTAAAAGAAAGCAGAAAAGAAATAAAAGCACTAATTCCCTATTCCGAGGTGGCACTTTTACAACTTATAAGGGGGCAGGGAGAAAAAACTATAGAAGAATATAAGGAAACTGGAATATATATAGAGGCTTATGTAGATGAAAATGTATATTACAAGATGGAAAAATATCTTATTAAGTGA